From Triticum urartu cultivar G1812 chromosome 2, Tu2.1, whole genome shotgun sequence, a single genomic window includes:
- the LOC125541016 gene encoding autophagy-related protein 18d-like — MDLSFSPSVMASTSSSSELPDGEVLVPAPDPLVHVAFNQHGTHFVAATATDFHVFSCHPLERVMHRRGSDGCTFKVTSAQLLTRSQLAVATRRPGAVDGHVIDFWNGMCKPKDARTNTVRSPCGAVGGFRLRGDHMLVAGEGTATLFDGVHWEKEVRRRGRAGSVSVRAHGSGVACLALSPDGRLLASAGTRGTLLRIFSTADGTKLQELRRGTEGADIHCIAFSHDSKWLAVSSDKATVHVFSINDFNLTSSTLEEDHASNDLLVAPLVLPSSPAPATTNQSSSRMSFLKGYLPTYFSSKWSFAQFRIPNAWTKCSVAFDRRHPNTITIVCMDKRFYRCEFDPVKGGDMVPGVCHENFMDL; from the exons ATGGATCTATCGTTCAGCCCGTCGGTCATGGCCTCTACGTCGTCTTCCTCCGAGCTGCCGGACGGGGAAGTCCTAGTCCCCGCTCCCGATCCGCTCGTCCACGTCGCCTTCAACCAGCACGGCACGCACTTCGTCGCGGCCACGGCCACCGACTTCCACGTATTCTCCTGCCACCCTCTCGAGCGCGTCATGCACCGGCGCGGCTCCGACGGCTGCACGTTCAAGGTGACCTCCGCCCAGCTGCTCACGCGGTCTCAGCTGGCCGTCGCGACGCGGAGGCCCGGCGCCGTCGACGGCCACGTCATCGACTTCTGGAACGGCATGTGCAAGCCCAAGGACGCCAGGACCAACACCGTCAGGAGCCCGTGCGGCGCCGTCGGCGGGTTCCGCCTGCGGGGGGACCACatgctcgtcgccggcgaggggACGGCCACGCTGTTCGACGGCGTCCACTGGGAGAAGGAG GTCCGCCGGCGCGGCAGGGCCGGCAGCGTCAGCGTGCGCGCGCACGGCTCGGGCGTGGCGTGCCTCGCGCTGTCCCCCGACGGACGGCTGCTCGCCAGCGCCGGCACCCGAGGCACGCTCCTGCGCATATTCAGCACCGCCGACGGCACCAAGCTCCAAGAG CTGAGAAGAGGCACCGAAGGGGCAGACATCCACTGCATCGCCTTCTCCCACGACTCCAAATGGTTAGCGGTGTCCAGCGACAAGGCAACGGTGCACGTTTTCAGCATCAATGACTTCAACCTCACAAGCTCCACTCTCGAGGAAGATCATGCCAGCAATGACCTTTTGGTGGCACCACTCGTACTACCATCTTCTCCCGCACCCGCAACAACCAACCAGAGCTCATCACGCATGTCATTTTTGAAAG GCTACCTACCGACGTATTTCAGCTCGAAGTGGTCGTTTGCCCAGTTCCGGATCCCTAACGCCTGGACCAAGTGCTCCGTGGCGTTCGACAGGAGACACCCCAACACCATTACCATTGTCTGCATGGACAAAAG GTTCTACCGCTGTGAGTTCGACCCGGTGAAAGGAGGCGACATGGTGCCGGGGGTGTGCCACGAGAACTTCATGGACCTGTGA